The following nucleotide sequence is from Corylus avellana chromosome ca7, CavTom2PMs-1.0.
AAGACTTATTTtcttaagagagaaaaagaaagaagtccTCCACCCCaacgaaaaaaagaaacttgTAAAGGTTTGGGGAAGTTATGTCCCAATTACACATCTAGAATTGTAACAGTGACTTGTCCAATGCTTTTGCTGCTGAGTGTTCTTGCAGAAGAAATATAGTTTGTCTGTGTAGTTTTGAATAGCCTTACCTAAATCGTGTAAATTGTTCATGTGTTATCCCTTTATCACATCGTGGTTTTGCCCCTCATGAATGTATCACAAAGGTTTTGAAtgctttttttggaaaatacgTGGTTTGATGATTATACAAATATATTGATAGATTGTTTGGTTGTGAGAGTATTATGCGGCTTGAGATTGGCTGAAAAGAATGGTCTGTTTCACCTGGTTCTTTCAATTGATGTGGTATGGTAAAAGCATAAGCATTTAGTTTTCAGTTTGGTTATGCGGTTCACTGTGCTGAAAATTTCTCGACAAAGTTAATGTTCAAATAATCTTTACTTTTGGTAGGATTGAGAATAGAAAAGAAACGAAGAAATGATGAAGTATGGCAATAATTGTTGTCGCATCAGATATCAAAGTCTTTTATTGTGATTAAAAATGATAGTAgcaataatttcattttgtgaAGGGACTGGAGCTCTGTAACATGATTTGTTTGAAATTAGGTATATTGCCTTCCTTTGTCCAAGTTATTTTCTAGTTGAATTCTTTAACCAAATTCAACCCATAAAGTCTGTAATTCATTGTTAAAATTAGTGTATTTTACCAAAATTCAGACACTTTTCATTCTTAGACTAGCATTTATAGGAGCAAATACAATGTTGTTCTAGATTTAGGGCACCTCACACTAGGACACTGATGCAGACCAGTTTCAAAATGGCTTCATGCAATCCAGCAAATTGATAATCATGAAACCAAGCAGACCAGTTGGAGTGAAACTGTCATATCTTTTGATTCCGATATCAGACGAATGCAACATTGGTGGCATTAGAAAGATGATTCAAAGGGCTGAAATttctaatttaaatatttaatgatCTCAAATATATGTATAGTGAAAAAGTAGGAGCTCGTTGGGACTTTTTGATTGATATTCTGATATTATGTAAGCTAGATAAGGAGGTGCTAGTCTCGCTACTCACGTGAGGACTTAAATCAGGTGTCCACCTATACGAGGATATGCTTATATAGGCGACATATTGAATGTTGGTGGCTTCTGTTCATGCTAACTATTGGTTGGTTTTATGAAACTACCAGTTTCAGTGAAGTGACTTTATCTACTGCTTACTTTTTCACTTGATGATTGGCCTCCTCAAGTTACATGAGGTTTAAATACCTTTTGCTTATCTTGGTTGAATGATGCAGAATACTTTATCCCTAGACTAAAGTGAACGAATAATGCAGCTTCATTACATCTTTTAATGTAATTTCTTAAGAGTAGTAAATTTTGGATAGAAGGCACTGCTCATAATTTTGAGTGCTGTTCTCCAATTTGAGCTTCTCTGGTAGTGTCCACTTAGCTATTAGAGAGTGGCACATCATGTTTCGGAGCACTCTGCTCTTAGTTTACCAAAATATTGCAAACATTTAGGTTGAGGTTTTCCTTCATCAACTAACAAGCAATGCTTATCTTATATTGATGTGGTGCATTTTGATTGTTGGCCAGGCAATGGAGATATCTGAACCAGCAGCTAATTATATAGTCTGCgttaattttatttacaaataagTTTCTGCCTTTGTATTCTGAAAGCCTGAACTTGATTTTGCAGGATTTACCCTATTTCTTGGATTCATTATCGACCGTTTGCACCATTATCTACAAAAGCTTATTGGGTTGAGAAGTAGTGTGGGAGCTTCAAAAGAGGAAGTTGAAAGGCTTCAGAAAGAAAAGACGCAactgaaagaaaaagaggagaaggCTTCCAAGGAGTTAAAGCTGCTGCAAGAAGAAATTGGGACTCTATCGGAGAATTTGAAAAAGCTGAAGAAAGAATCTGAAGAGAAAGATAAGAGGGTTGAAACTGCTGAAAGCCACGTTGCTGCCCTTCAAAAACAAGCTGCAGATCTACTTCTTGAATATGACCGTCTATTAGAAGACAACCAAAATCTTCAGGTTCAAGCTTCGGGATATAGGGGTTAATGTTGAAAGAAAGACTCCGGGGAATCAAGTTTTGGGAGTTAATTTTGGTCATTGGTGATGTTGATGATACGTCTCCATACTGCAAGGAAAGAAACCGTCTTTGTTTGGGCCTTCCAGCGGAAAAGTGGATGGGATAGACTTTTCTCTTGGGGCCGCCGGCCAATACCAATGAAATTTTTGTAactttgtttaaaattttggttagtCCACCTCGATGTTGTTGTAGTTGATACCAACTATTCTTCCATTTCTGTTTTCTGGAATAGATATATTGTAACTCAATT
It contains:
- the LOC132187389 gene encoding uncharacterized protein LOC132187389 encodes the protein MIQLLFLVLFAEGVVAFLLLIKIGPLRELVLKSLDQLKMGKGPATMKTIAGTMSVILLSSLMSIVKIQNKGAKLGTMSPMDQVLWRTHLLEASLMGFTLFLGFIIDRLHHYLQKLIGLRSSVGASKEEVERLQKEKTQLKEKEEKASKELKLLQEEIGTLSENLKKLKKESEEKDKRVETAESHVAALQKQAADLLLEYDRLLEDNQNLQVQASGYRG